One region of Bacillus zhangzhouensis genomic DNA includes:
- a CDS encoding glycosyl hydrolase 53 family protein: MKKWVLVTVAAFFLIGLGVLPEEKADAISVQPIHGLQGDFIKGADISMLAEVERSGGRYYAQNGKQVDPIKLLKDKGVNYVRIRLWNHPYDNGRPYNGGTNDLNTAIALSKRAKAQNMKVLLDFHYSDFWADPGKQFKPKAWASLSQSDLEKAVSTYTGDVLKAMRAQNALPNMVQVGNELNSGMLWPNGKSWGEGGGEFDRLAALLKAGTNAVHSIDSNIKIMLHLAHGGDNGASRWWFDEITKRGVSFNTIGLSYYPYWDGGFSGLTSNMNDMSARYNKDVIVVETAYGFTTANGDNLENSFNQDSVKTAGYPASPQGQASFIRDLSEKISQVNNNRGKGFFYWEPLWIPEKGAPWSSQYGLAYIQTTGTVGNAWENQAMFDFNGKALPSLDVFKQMTP, encoded by the coding sequence ATGAAAAAATGGGTGCTCGTCACCGTTGCCGCTTTCTTTCTGATAGGGTTAGGTGTTTTGCCTGAAGAAAAGGCAGATGCGATTTCTGTTCAGCCGATTCACGGATTGCAAGGTGATTTCATCAAAGGAGCTGATATCTCCATGCTTGCAGAAGTGGAGAGAAGCGGCGGCAGATACTACGCTCAGAACGGAAAGCAGGTTGACCCAATCAAACTATTAAAAGATAAAGGCGTCAACTATGTGCGTATCAGACTGTGGAACCATCCATATGACAATGGCCGTCCCTATAACGGCGGCACCAATGACCTCAATACAGCCATCGCTTTATCGAAACGCGCAAAAGCACAAAACATGAAAGTGCTGCTTGATTTTCACTACAGTGATTTCTGGGCTGACCCTGGTAAACAATTCAAACCGAAAGCGTGGGCGTCCCTCTCACAAAGCGATTTAGAAAAAGCGGTCAGTACTTATACAGGTGATGTGCTCAAAGCGATGAGAGCGCAAAATGCCTTGCCGAATATGGTTCAGGTCGGGAATGAGTTGAACTCAGGTATGCTTTGGCCAAACGGAAAAAGCTGGGGTGAAGGCGGTGGTGAATTTGATCGGCTCGCTGCTTTGCTAAAGGCTGGTACAAATGCTGTCCACTCTATCGATTCAAACATCAAAATCATGCTTCACCTTGCACATGGCGGAGACAATGGTGCATCCCGCTGGTGGTTTGATGAAATCACAAAACGAGGCGTCTCATTCAATACGATCGGTTTATCTTACTACCCGTATTGGGACGGCGGCTTTAGCGGTCTTACGTCCAACATGAATGATATGAGTGCCCGCTATAACAAAGACGTGATCGTGGTGGAAACCGCCTATGGGTTTACGACAGCAAACGGTGATAATCTAGAGAACTCATTTAATCAAGACTCTGTCAAAACTGCCGGCTATCCAGCCTCACCTCAAGGCCAGGCATCTTTTATACGAGATCTTTCCGAAAAGATTTCACAAGTAAACAACAACCGCGGGAAGGGGTTCTTTTATTGGGAACCGCTATGGATTCCAGAGAAAGGCGCTCCGTGGTCTAGTCAATACGGGCTCGCTTATATCCAAACAACCGGTACTGTCGGAAATGCGTGGGAAAATCAAGCAATGTTTGATTTCAACGGAAAAGCACTGCCTTCTCTTGATGTATTTAAACAAATGACACCGTAA
- a CDS encoding beta-galactosidase, translating into MGKRYPLVHPNVKGFLHGGDYNPDQWLHMPEIIDEDFRLMKLAHCQTFSINIFAWSKLEPAEGQYDFAWLDDIMDRLAAQGAHAILATPSGARPAWLSQTYPEVLRVEANRQRNLHGLRHNHCFTSPVYRKKTNTLNRLLAERYKDYPALIMWHISNEYGGECHCDLCQEAFRDYLKDKYNHDLEALNQAWWTGFWSHTYSDWSQIESPAPHGEHMIHGMNLDWKRFVTAQTINFYQNEIEPLRELTPHIPVTTNFMGDYPHMRPFLGLDYHQFAKKVDVISWDSYPAWHSGRETTAELASNVAFVHDLYRALKDGQPFLVMESTPSLVNWHEVNKVKHKGMAHLSAMQAIAHGSDSVLYFQWRQGRGASEKFHGAVVDHSGHEHTRVFQEVADLGKQLEQLQPIAGTSVQPEVAIIYDWENHWAIDDAQGLNNTNKRYIEACQTHYRSFWKKGIPVDIVGMEKDFLSYRVLIAPMLYMVKPGVAEKIEAFVKEGGIFIATYWSGIVDENDLCFLGGFPGPLRHVLGIWAEEINTLIPDEHVLMTTGNGRTYHVGQYCESIHLETASVLGHFENGCYEGQPALTVRSLEKGKAYYMASENEQAFYDEFYEDLIAGIGIQPILSTAIPEGVSVQKRTDGTQDYVFLMNFTEEQQNMSLDSEASYENMLTGQQVPEQLQLDPYEYIILKK; encoded by the coding sequence ATGGGAAAGCGTTACCCGCTCGTTCACCCAAATGTGAAAGGCTTTTTACATGGTGGCGATTACAATCCAGATCAATGGCTTCATATGCCAGAGATCATTGACGAAGATTTTCGATTAATGAAGCTTGCACACTGTCAAACATTCTCCATCAACATTTTCGCATGGAGTAAGCTAGAGCCAGCAGAAGGTCAGTATGACTTTGCATGGCTGGATGACATCATGGACCGCTTGGCAGCGCAGGGGGCACATGCCATTCTCGCAACGCCAAGCGGAGCAAGACCTGCTTGGCTCTCGCAAACATATCCAGAAGTATTGCGCGTGGAAGCGAATCGTCAGCGTAACTTACATGGACTGCGCCACAATCATTGCTTCACCTCTCCGGTTTATCGAAAAAAAACGAATACACTCAACCGGCTGCTTGCGGAACGCTACAAGGATTATCCAGCACTGATCATGTGGCACATTTCGAATGAGTACGGCGGCGAGTGTCATTGCGACCTTTGCCAGGAAGCATTTCGAGACTATTTGAAAGACAAATACAATCATGATCTTGAGGCTTTGAATCAAGCATGGTGGACGGGATTTTGGAGCCACACGTATAGTGATTGGTCACAAATCGAGTCACCGGCACCGCACGGGGAGCACATGATTCACGGCATGAACTTGGATTGGAAGCGCTTTGTCACAGCACAAACGATCAATTTTTATCAAAATGAAATTGAACCGCTGCGCGAATTGACACCTCATATCCCAGTGACCACCAACTTTATGGGCGACTACCCGCATATGCGTCCATTCCTTGGGCTGGATTACCATCAATTTGCAAAAAAGGTCGATGTAATCTCATGGGATAGCTACCCTGCTTGGCACAGCGGCAGAGAAACAACTGCCGAATTAGCATCAAACGTCGCCTTTGTACATGATTTGTATCGTGCCTTAAAGGACGGACAGCCGTTTCTCGTCATGGAGAGTACGCCTAGCCTTGTGAACTGGCATGAAGTAAACAAGGTTAAACATAAAGGGATGGCACACCTTTCTGCCATGCAGGCTATTGCCCACGGATCAGACTCCGTGCTTTATTTCCAGTGGCGGCAAGGCCGAGGCGCCTCTGAGAAATTCCACGGTGCTGTTGTCGATCATTCTGGCCATGAACATACACGCGTGTTTCAAGAGGTGGCTGATTTAGGGAAACAACTGGAGCAGCTACAGCCAATTGCGGGCACATCCGTTCAGCCAGAGGTTGCCATCATATACGATTGGGAAAACCACTGGGCCATTGATGATGCGCAAGGTTTAAATAATACAAACAAACGCTATATAGAAGCTTGTCAAACCCACTATCGAAGCTTTTGGAAAAAAGGCATCCCTGTTGACATTGTCGGGATGGAAAAAGATTTCTTATCCTATCGTGTGCTCATCGCGCCTATGCTCTACATGGTCAAACCAGGCGTTGCAGAAAAAATAGAAGCCTTTGTCAAAGAAGGCGGCATTTTTATCGCGACTTACTGGAGCGGCATAGTCGACGAAAATGATCTCTGTTTTCTCGGCGGTTTCCCTGGTCCTCTCCGCCATGTACTTGGGATTTGGGCAGAGGAAATCAACACATTGATACCGGATGAACATGTGTTGATGACCACAGGAAATGGACGCACCTATCATGTCGGGCAATATTGCGAATCCATACATCTTGAAACGGCCTCTGTGTTAGGGCATTTTGAGAATGGCTGCTACGAAGGACAGCCAGCCCTGACTGTCCGTTCATTAGAAAAAGGGAAGGCATACTATATGGCCTCAGAAAATGAGCAGGCTTTTTATGACGAATTTTATGAAGATCTTATCGCAGGAATTGGCATACAGCCCATCCTATCCACTGCAATTCCAGAAGGAGTCAGTGTACAAAAACGAACAGACGGTACGCAGGACTATGTGTTTTTGATGAATTTTACAGAAGAGCAGCAGAACATGTCACTAGATTCAGAGGCAAGCTATGAGAATATGCTGACTGGACAGCAAGTGCCTGAGCAGCTTCAACTTGATCCTTACGAGTACATCATCTTGAAAAAATAG
- a CDS encoding citrate:proton symporter, producing the protein MLTFVGLMIILTIVVLLIWGKASPIVAMVMVPLIGALIAGFGINDIQTFFEEGIIKVLPVATMFIFAILFFGILQDTGFFEPVIKTLIKLTKGNVVTVAMGTALIGVIAHLDGAGASTFLLTVPALLPLYKKLHMSPYLLLLLIGTSAGLTNMIPWAGPTGRAASVLNMDPSELWVPLIPIQLIGVVLVLGMAFILGKREEKRIRVKIAANEIAAVQLEGADWDLAIQSISETGDASLKRYHLIWVNLVLFLCVVVLLILNVIPASFMFMIGLSLALLINFPNVNLQMERIKAHAPSALLMAAVIFSAGSFLGILEGTGMLKAIAVDSIHILPAFLLPFLHIIVGLFGVPLDMLTSTDAYYYALLPIVESITSEVGVPGTSAAYAMMIGNIIGTFVSPLAPAVWLAVGLAGVDIGKHIRYSFFWMWGFSIILLLIAMLIGII; encoded by the coding sequence ATGTTAACGTTTGTTGGATTGATGATTATTTTAACGATTGTTGTGCTACTGATTTGGGGGAAAGCAAGTCCAATTGTCGCCATGGTCATGGTGCCTTTAATAGGGGCACTCATTGCGGGATTTGGGATCAATGACATTCAAACCTTCTTTGAGGAAGGAATTATCAAAGTGTTGCCGGTGGCGACCATGTTTATCTTCGCCATTTTATTTTTTGGTATTTTGCAAGACACAGGGTTCTTTGAACCTGTAATTAAAACTTTAATCAAGCTGACAAAAGGAAATGTTGTCACCGTTGCCATGGGAACTGCTTTGATTGGGGTTATCGCACATTTAGACGGAGCAGGGGCTTCGACTTTTTTATTAACTGTACCTGCACTGCTACCGCTCTATAAAAAGTTACATATGAGTCCTTATTTACTGCTGTTATTAATTGGGACGAGTGCCGGATTAACCAATATGATTCCATGGGCCGGGCCGACTGGACGGGCAGCAAGCGTCCTGAATATGGACCCCTCTGAACTCTGGGTGCCGCTCATTCCAATTCAGCTCATTGGCGTTGTGCTCGTGTTAGGGATGGCATTTATTTTAGGGAAGAGGGAAGAAAAGCGAATTCGGGTGAAAATCGCTGCAAATGAAATAGCTGCCGTTCAACTAGAGGGCGCAGATTGGGATCTTGCCATTCAATCTATTAGTGAAACTGGAGATGCCTCTTTAAAACGGTATCATCTGATTTGGGTGAACCTTGTTCTGTTTTTGTGTGTTGTGGTACTTCTCATATTGAACGTGATTCCTGCTAGTTTTATGTTTATGATTGGTCTGTCACTTGCACTATTGATTAACTTTCCAAATGTGAATTTGCAGATGGAAAGAATCAAGGCACACGCACCTAGTGCGCTGTTGATGGCTGCTGTGATTTTCTCCGCAGGGTCTTTTTTAGGAATTCTTGAAGGCACAGGGATGCTGAAAGCCATTGCGGTTGACAGTATTCACATTTTACCAGCCTTCTTGCTACCATTTTTACATATCATTGTTGGGCTGTTTGGGGTGCCGCTTGATATGCTGACAAGTACAGACGCCTATTATTACGCCCTTCTGCCAATTGTTGAATCCATTACATCTGAAGTTGGCGTACCAGGCACTTCTGCGGCATATGCCATGATGATTGGGAACATCATCGGAACCTTTGTCAGCCCGCTTGCTCCCGCTGTTTGGCTCGCTGTAGGTCTTGCAGGGGTTGATATAGGGAAACACATCCGTTACTCCTTCTTTTGGATGTGGGGATTCAGTATTATCCTTCTGTTGATTGCGATGCTGATTGGCATCATTTAA
- a CDS encoding IS3 family transposase (programmed frameshift) — MKKNRYSAEIKWAVVKDKLSGQFTNQQIMDKYHIKNVSQIKTWMKWYRENQLHRFDQPIGKQYSFGHGPDNVSKEEKVNRQIEHLKMENEILKKVFGDRRGVEKRVALNLVEKLRKNYTVTSVLSILQIARSTYYRWVSEGIREKSQVEKAVISLCTETSFRYGHRKIRKLLQRQYDIKRNRNTVQRIMQKHHLQCRVKRKRKWKSQGESVIIAPNRLNRNFTAIHPNLKWVTDITYIQYGPRTLYLSTMMDLYNNEVVAYTLDDHQQTSLILDTLRAALEKRNSPKGVLVHSDQGSVYSSYAYQKELGVRNLTSSMSRRGNCWDNAVIESFHSSLKSEEFMFTKFNSISEKDVRQRIDHYIKYYNEERIQEKLGYHAPKTFSSMSA, encoded by the exons ATGAAAAAAAACAGATATTCAGCTGAAATAAAATGGGCGGTTGTGAAAGATAAATTAAGCGGGCAGTTTACCAATCAACAAATTATGGATAAATATCATATAAAGAATGTATCTCAGATTAAAACATGGATGAAGTGGTATCGAGAAAATCAGTTACATCGATTCGATCAGCCAATTGGAAAACAATATAGCTTCGGGCATGGACCTGACAATGTATCCAAAGAGGAAAAAGTAAATAGGCAGATTGAACACCTTAAGATGGAGAATGAAATTCTAA AAAAAGTATTTGGAGATCGTAGAGGAGTTGAAAAAAGAGTAGCCTTGAATTTGGTCGAGAAATTACGGAAGAACTATACAGTAACATCTGTCCTAAGTATTTTGCAGATCGCCAGATCGACCTATTATCGCTGGGTATCCGAAGGAATACGTGAAAAATCACAAGTGGAGAAGGCTGTTATTTCCTTATGTACCGAAACGTCGTTCCGGTACGGCCACCGTAAGATCCGAAAGCTACTTCAGCGCCAATATGATATCAAACGAAACCGAAATACTGTACAGCGCATCATGCAAAAACACCATCTTCAATGTCGTGTGAAGCGTAAAAGGAAATGGAAATCACAAGGGGAATCTGTCATCATTGCCCCAAATAGATTAAATCGGAACTTCACCGCAATACACCCGAATTTAAAATGGGTAACCGATATTACTTATATTCAGTATGGACCGAGAACGCTCTACCTTTCGACCATGATGGATTTATACAACAACGAAGTTGTTGCCTATACCCTAGATGATCACCAACAGACATCACTCATATTGGACACATTGAGGGCAGCTTTAGAGAAAAGGAATTCACCTAAAGGTGTACTTGTGCATTCAGATCAAGGAAGTGTATACAGTTCGTATGCATATCAAAAAGAGCTAGGGGTAAGGAACCTCACAAGCAGTATGTCTAGACGAGGCAACTGTTGGGATAACGCAGTGATTGAATCATTCCATTCTAGCTTAAAATCAGAGGAATTTATGTTTACAAAGTTCAATTCTATATCAGAAAAAGATGTCAGACAACGAATCGACCATTACATCAAGTATTATAATGAAGAGCGTATTCAAGAAAAATTAGGCTACCACGCACCAAAAACATTTAGTAGCATGTCAGCCTAA
- a CDS encoding DUF4064 domain-containing protein, with protein MIKRKGEKIMGIISIVLNAIGVGFGALILSVDSSFYDEINEVLKEEGETLPIETLQATVHAFGTQIMVVSAIAAVLSIVGVICLKADRRAVLSGILFLVSAVTLLIGTVGLAFAPMVLLFVIGLMSLIRNPKTDIHTSEYPS; from the coding sequence ATGATTAAACGTAAAGGTGAAAAAATTATGGGGATTATTAGTATTGTCCTCAATGCCATTGGTGTTGGGTTTGGGGCATTAATCCTCTCTGTGGATTCATCATTTTATGATGAAATCAATGAAGTGTTAAAAGAGGAAGGAGAAACATTGCCGATCGAAACGCTTCAGGCTACAGTTCATGCATTTGGTACTCAAATCATGGTCGTTTCCGCAATTGCGGCTGTGCTGTCAATTGTAGGTGTGATTTGCTTGAAAGCAGATCGCCGTGCCGTGCTTTCAGGAATTCTTTTCTTGGTTTCGGCTGTGACTCTTTTAATTGGAACAGTTGGCCTTGCATTCGCTCCAATGGTTTTATTGTTTGTCATTGGATTGATGTCTCTTATTAGAAATCCCAAAACAGACATTCACACAAGTGAATATCCTTCATAA